AAGTCTGGCGACGTTGACTTGGCCGGACCAAAACCTTCCACTCTGTTGCACCACCACCACGACTCGGACTGTGGGTTCAGGCGTTGCTTGCTTTGGGCAAGTTACTCATCCCAGTCGCCTATTCCCCGTGCGCTATTGAACaggcgtcaaactcaaggcccgagggccagatcaggaccgccacatgattttgtgcgtcccccgaaggcaaatcacgtgtaacAACTTCCATCATTCTTAAAATCTgttctaaaatttcaaattgtgggAGCATAATGATAagattgagatattgcaagcatgttTGTTACTCCTgatttgattccaaaactagttcctaaatttcatgtgtaaatatgacgaggcaATTAAACAATTTCATGtcttcacagtcataacaaccctctgagggaaaccataactacaatctGGCCCGTGACGAAAATGCTCCATTGGCTTTAAAACAGTAAAGATGGACTCGAACCTTTCACTGCCTTCCACCGCCACAATCCAAACAGATACAAGAACTGCTACCAACAGGTGACGGCCAGGCAAGGGTTTCGTTTGCTGTTAGaacgtttttcttcttttgtggtGCTTTTTATGCGCTCACCACAAGCTGATTCATTTGCCCTTGGTTTTGCGTCCAcgatccaaaaaacatgaacagttATGGACTTCATGAGCGGTTTGATGTTTCACGCGTTACACTACCTGCGACTCgtttattacacacacacatactggaGATGGCTTAGAGAAGGAAAGATGCCACAGCACGGAGGCGTCAGCCCACGCATCGTGAGTCAGAGCGCTATGGCAACACCACAAATCTCCACTCCGAGAAAACCGGAGCGGGGACAGAACGGGAACATTTCAGATTTTTCAGGATTTACAAGGGCACCAGCTACGTATTTTAATTTGGCgctgacaaaaaatattgtacCAGCTAAAGACGAGATGGTCACGAACAACAGTTAAAATTGGAGCTCATacattactgtatatacacatacCTCCACGCGCGTACTCCTTGGCTGTACAGGAGCTTAAAGATTTATAGAGTTCTCTGTATGTACACATTTATACGACGTCAGCCTTCCTTTTGTCGAGCTTCGGGGAGACTTGTTATTAAAAAGTATTGGGAGAATAATAAATAAGGGTAAAACAATGGCCGCGTGGGATGATCGAAAGCACTTTTGGCTcaatctaagaaaaaaaaaaaaaaaaaaaaaaagggctaacAAAATCAGTGCAGAAGACGAAAAGGATTGTCCAACACATTCCTACACGGCGAGCTAGAGGAAGAAAGTGGCTTGTTTTTGCAGCAgccgcatgtttttttttcgacccttcgcccccccccccaaaaaaaaaacccccaacatCTCCAGCTGCTGCGGTTTCCCCAAAAGGGTCAACGAAGAGTTCGGGAACTGCGGCGTCTCAGTACACGCAAAGGTCAGGAAACTTCATCTCGTAGATGGGGACCGAGCGAGTCTGGTTCTGGCCGTAGCCGGACGATACGGTCCCGGACGGGCTCGGCGGCGGCCTGAGAAGAAGAGATCGCGGTTGTCGTCATCGTCCcggaaacggatggatggatggatgcaaaccGTCTCCGCGGCTCACCTGATCGTGATCTCAAAGATCTGGTTGAGTTTGCTCTGCAGCAGCGTGGCCTGAGCGCGACAAGACGAGAAAAACATCGCGTgagggaggaaaacaaaaggaCGTGTGTGGAAAGCACATGAATCTGCCGTATTACCCGAGCGCCGCAGTGGGCAGCGATTTCCTCAAACGGAGCTTTCTGGAACTTTTCCACCACTTGCCTCCTCCGCTCCCGCTCCTGCTCCTCCATGCCCACGCTGTCCACTTGGGGGGGACAAACGAGAAAAGAATCCCTCAGGTGCGGGCAAACGCTTGCCGACCGGTTCAGCTACGAGAGAGGCTtgtcgtctcccccccccccaccccccaatatcatccatccgtccattttctatcgcGCTTGCACTCATCCGGGCTCCGTTCAcgatggacaatttaaagtcttcccGTATTGTTCTCAGAATTGCAAGTGGCCTCATTTGAGGTTGCTTGCTTGGTTGGTTCATCATAGAGAGGCCTTTACATTAAGTATGACTTGGACTTTCTGCACCGCTGCCATATGAGTCAGGCCGAGAGTGCTTTGTGATCCGGCGACTTATGAATTACACTCCCAAAATGGAACGACTGGGCCAATTAGTTCATTTTTCCCGTGGACTGAAAACACATGGGCATAACAtcagaagatttaaaaaaataaaatctttgtcTTTGATTTGCAGGCAGTAGAATCTGGATCTGATACTCAACTTATTATCTGGGGTGGACAAGAGGTTAGCAtgtctgactcacagttctgaggttcgggaTTTGAATCTCAAAGGTCTTAAAGCCATTAACGATGCAATAAATATGACGACGAGATGAGCTGACCCAACAGTCTAATAAATGGAAACGAAATCCATATGTAACTTACtgatttcttgtgtataatgcctGTTTTTTAACCCCACCAAAAATCTATACTGCGCATTATTCATAGgtataggggggaaaaaaaagttcacattttCCTAATGTATAGTACGCATGACTGCATATATGTAGAGTTGTGCTCATACACTTACACCAGGATTATATAAAATactggtctgtttttttttcccatacgACTGACGACTGGAGATCAGCCATCATTAATTAGATGTCTGACAAGTCGTTTTAAgtcaacataaaaatgaaaagaattggCCTCAGCTCTCCTTTGGGAGGCAATTTTATACCAGCGTTTCCCCAAATGTAAACGTACCAAAATCAATCATGTATCGCCATAACAAACATCGTGGAAACCCTGACCTATTCAGAGATCAACAAGGCCAAATTCCATACATACTCGTCAAATACTCAACACCCGCTATAAAAATTAAAGCAGTCATGTTAAGGTAATATCATAAGTTGACATTGAAGCTTCCACTACAGCCATTCAAGATTTGGATGAATAACCggtttgttttctgtgaagaaACATGTCCAAATCGGCCAAATTCAATAGGAATCGTCTGTGATGGTCTTCCCgttcattgtttttctcaaacTATTTGCACAAGGGGCGGGTtgcagcattggcctcacagttctgaggtgccgggttcgatcccggacccgcctgtgtggatctTGCATGTCCTTCCCGTACCTGTggggcttttctccaggtgggcactccgctttcctcccaaatcccaaagacatgcatcaatttgagactctaaagtGATCTGTcggcgtgattgtgagcgtctccatgtgccctgtgaccggctggcgaccagctcagggcgtaccccacttcctgcccgacgatagccgggatagacttcggcactcccgccaccctcgtgaggacaagcggctcagaaatgggatggatggaggaatttGCACTGGGCTTGGGGAAAGCTGAGTGACCGAGTGGACATACCGATGGCGTTCTTCAAGGTTTCAAAGGTGATTTCCTCAGCTGGAGTCCGCTGCCAAAACAGAAACAGATGCAGCGATTCCAGTCGAAGCGGGACCCAAAGGTGTTACGCGATGGAAGTGATGACGGAATCATCTTGCAAAGTCATTGCGTGGGTTGCCGCAATTCGTTAAAAAGGAGTTTGGCCTCTTACCTCCTCTTTTTCTGGACTGTTTCGGGACTCCACTTCAACTTGAAGCGAGATTGTCTCCCCGATGCTCTTCCTCTTTGACAGGCGGTCCTCATCTAAACAAACAAGTAGAgcagcaatgtaaaaaaaaaaatcagatctgaggaggaggagattgactttttttttaatgtaaagaaATATTTAGGTTTCTGGTGTTCTTTCCCACTCATTGAGTGTGAAATTAATTGTGATCTCTTATTTCTCAACATTATATGGAAACTCTGCCGTGGTGTTTACTTaacaggttagggttagggctcATTTACATCATGACCACACCCACAGTTTCTCACTCCATGACATCACCGGCGAGGAATCAGAATATCACACGAGTTATTCTGACAACtgggaaacattttcaaaaaacttCCACACCCGTATACTGAGGGACGTAGGGGGTCGCCAGTCGCTCGGTGTTGTAACCGCTGCCCCCGAGAACTTCCGTGATCTTGGACTGGAGGAACAGCACGTCGCCTTCCACCTTGTCGAGCGACGAGGGGAGTCTGGCAAAGGGTTAAGCAGAGATGTCAAATTAAATGCAAAGCGTCGGGGAACGAATGCGGGGTGGACGTACCGGGGCACGTCAATAAAGACATCCTCGGGCAACAGGTAAGGGCTTTCTTTCTGCCTCACTTCGATCACCTGAGGAGGAGAGGAGCGAcgtgcgtgtaaaaaaaaaaaaaaaaaagtacaatttatcgACAACAGATGCTGAACAGAAGCCCAACTGACCTCGTGTATGTGCTGGCAGAAGGCCGGGACAGTGGTGAGCTGGCAGATAAGATTGAGGTAGGCGGCGGCGAGCGCGTGCACCGCACAACGGTTGAAAACGGGAAGCGCCTCATCGGTGGACACAGCCAGGTCCTGCATTGGGGGAGGAGTGGATTTAGTAAGGACCCCTGTGGAACGCCCACACTAATTTTACATTGTAAAAAGAGAAGAACGTCAGAATTCATCAATACTGCATAGTGACTCACAACCGCTGTGTGCCGTGGGAAATCATAACATCATAATCACAAAATAGCCAAGAGAATGGCACGCACACACTGAGTAAACAAATGTGAGTATATTGAGACAAGGTCCATAATTGATCAGTTTTTGGTCTGGTGGCGCATCGTGAGatttttctcatgaaaaaatgtgcaccttggctcaataaaggttgtgaAACACTGACTTCTTATAACCTACGTTGCTTTTACCACCTCCGGGTTGGAAAATAGAATCTAGAAAGGATCCTTGATGACAAGCCACACACAgctgacatttttaatttttaccacCGTTGAGTTTTTTTGCAGGGTATGTGTATTGTACAGAGAAAGTCCTGCAACAATTTGTCAACCTAAGCAAACTACAAGTGACGTGAACTTCCATGTGCTGCATTTATGCTACCAATTCATACTTCACGCTCAATGCCCATAAGAATATTGCAAACAATCACCTCTTGGGATTAAGTTAGAAATTTACAGATCATTCAATAGCAGCTTTAGGTACTTCCGTTGTACATTCTGTCATTTGTCAAATAAGCTCATCTGACATACTTATcatatgaaataataattttaatgttctttttgtttgttttcttttaaacgCCTGCACATTGCATGTAACACCAACTGTAACTCCAGCTGCACACAACATTTTCTTGCATTCCATCCACACCTGCAGAGCGAGCGCCAGACGAATGAGGTCAACGACCACTTCTTCGTTGGCGAGCTCGACGCTGAGAAGGCCGAGCAGAGCGAAGAGACTCTCGTAGTGCCGCCGGCCGCTACTCTGCTCTTTGCAGCCCAGGTAGATGTGTCGATAGAGCTGCTGGCCGTGCTGCGGACGGAAGGAAAGCGTTCAAGAAGACTCGGTCAAACACAACATGTAACACTCCAAATTCCATCCTCGTCAGTCAGCCACCTTTTTCATAAACAAGTTGTCCTGTCTGGAGCACTTGTCCACTTTAATCTTGAGCACGGAGATGTCCGTGATAATGCTGCAAAGCAAAATCACAGGGAGGTTGATCCACTAAGTTTTACAACACCGAACTTTGCCCGCTGTCCAAGCGGGTGACTTAAGCGTCACACAGATGCACACCTTATGTTGGAGAATTTGAGCCGGTTGTCATGCCTGTCGATGAGACTGAGGAGGATTTGGAGCACCAGGAGCCGGACCTCGGGGTCTTCGGTGAGGGAGAACGAGAGCAGAGGCTCCAGGAAGGAGCTTGGCAGAGCTGTAAGCATGTTGGTGGTCTGGAAACCAGCAGTCACCTGCACAAAGAAATGCAAACAGTCTCGTAACATCCCGATAATGGATTAGTTGCAGCCATTATTATACTGTTTACTGGATTAAACAAGCAGAGTTGCAGACTTACCTGGACCAAGGACTTTAGTAACATCACCTGAATCATCCTTGTACCTTCAGGCCTGAAAAAGTATGCAAACTGCTAACTTCACAAACATTTAGGCCAAAAtagatacagtggtgccttgagatacgagtgacttGGCTTATAACTTCCGCGAAAAACGAGCCATTGTTCGGCCAATTTATTGCGTTTAACTTCCGAGCGAAAACTCGGGGTACCCACATTGAGCCGTGGCAGTGAATTCAAAGCACTGTTTCgccaattcttaaaaaaaaaaaaaaaaaaacagtgtcgAGAATTCCACTTTGCGCACTCCAGACAAGCACGTAGCTCAGCCTATATACAGGatgtcccccaaaaaaatggatacgAACTTTAATGATAATTTGTAAATTCTATaacatgttaaaaaatattcaaatgacaATAAACACCACGTTTACAGTCACTTttgttcatacatttttttgggacaccctttATAAGTCCATTAGCTAAACGCCAATTTGAACACATGATGAGAAAAGCCAAGAAAATGCGAACAAGTAGCATCGATTGTCGTGCTCTTACAGTATCGCGAAGGATTTTTGGACACAAACATTGAGCAACACGTGGAAAGGTCATAAAATACTcagagagcatttttttttaagaatacagatgacaacattttggaacaaattaaactcatatctcaagatactgctgtttttcaaaataaaataaaatgaaaaataactagGATATTTGTAAGCATCGAAGCTGCATACACAGAGCCTGAAGATGGTAGCAGCGGGTGAACACCAGGTACGGGGATCTTGCCCATGATGAAGAGCATGACTTCAGATCTCTGGTAGGTCGGTAAAGTGTTGGCAAAGGAACCTGAAAGACGCGAGGGAGGGAGTGgttggtccaaaaaaaaaaaaaaacgttccacacagaaatgaaataaaagcaaacaaaatgtcTTGAGGTGGTCCATCTTACCCCTAACCACAAGTCCAACGTATCCACGCGAGATTCAAAGACGGCACAGAAATCCACTCACCGATGGTTCTGATGACAGCCTCCTGCAGTTGCCTCTCCTCGTGAGCTTTGATGATCTTGGTGCCGATGTTGGTGTTGCCATCGTAGGAACCGGTCAGCTCGTAGTCCACGCTCAGACGGAGCTGTCGCAGCAGGGTGTTGAAGACTTCCAGCACGGTGGGCCCTGCAAAGCACGCACAAACACAGTCAGCAACAAACCGGGCGCATCCAGGTTCCGCGCCGATCTAATCTTCTTACCGACTGAGCCGCTGGCTGCGATGGCGGCGGCCTCCAGCAAAACCTCAACTATCCCAGCTCGAATGGTGGCCGAATTCTTGCTGTTGGCGTCCAGATGACCGAGAAGTTGCTGGATGACCAAGTGGGAGTGCTGTGACTGCACCAATCAGGAGGAGACAAagtataaaatgaaatattgctGCTGTCCAACATACCGCTCCGATATTGAGGGGGAAAAGAGGCTCGAGTAAGGATTTCTGAGGGATGCCCAAACATCGGAATTGATTAGTTCACCGATTCCCAACCACGTGCCATGAAAGATCCCCAAATTTGGCACGGATAAtgatccatccacccattttctgtaccacttctcCTGACTATAGACTTGATAGCTATActagaggcggggtacaccctgaactggtcgccaaccaatcacagggtaaATATAAGGAACCATTTGCACTAATATTCACAGCCAACTCCTGTGTTAGTATCCTTTATGCTAATCTACGCATCCAACAACACAACTGCTCAATATAGCTTTGTCCTTAATGACGCTGTAGTGAAATTTTTGGAATCCTTTTACCAGGTTAACAACGTCATAACGCTTTGACATATCAAAAGAGATATTTACGTACAACAGACAGCGATTTCTGTTCAtgtggtgctaaatgtgtcccGTAACGTTCTCTTTCCATTGTTACAATAGGCCGTCAGTGTAGCACTTACCTGAATGGAGTACATGATGATTTTAAAGCAACGCACAGCAAAGGtctttccctgccagagagagTGATTGTCGAGGTGCCTTCAGAGGGACACACGAGGAATAAAGATTTCAGTAATTACTCATCTGCTCAAATTATTATGGCATTTCTAAGCCACCGCCGTCCTCTTTGCGGGCCGCAGAGTGACATAAACGGCTCATCAACGCTAAAGAGATGTTCTGCACAATCGATCAAAGAGCATCAAGGTGACTTCTGCTTTGCAACTGGCAACACCGCAGCTGCGACGTGCAGTGCCCAACGGGGaggaagtgagaaaaaaaatgacagcagacAAATACCAGGGCGGTAATTGATGGAAAACGGTGTTCAATCACAGCAGGGGAGATGAGGAGAATGGAAATGAGGGAGAAACTTGCTGAGTTCAATTTAATACAAAGCTGTGGAGTTTGGAATTCGAAGAGCAAAGACAAGATCCAGAATACGGACGTCAGCTTACATGAGCacaggagtgacagcattcTTAATGTTTCCGTAGGCGGCTCGGCCCAGCAGCTCCCTGAAGCAGCGCTCCGTCAGCTCCACCGGGCTCTCTTTCTCCTTGTCTGACGCCTGCAGCGGGGAGGGGGACCGGCTGGTGATTGGAGTGGGACGGAGAGGTGCACAGGGAGGAAAGGTTCAGGAGACgatggaagaagaaaaacaccacTAGATGAAACAAAACGTTAGCTCGAAGGTGCTCGAGTTCAAATTCCACCCGAGCATTACCTCCTCCATATTTCACTCCTTGTCCATGTTACCTCAAAGCTCAAACATTTGGCATTTGATTAAGATAAGAATCACCTCAAAAGCCGTGACTGAAATAAGTACACAAACaaattgtggggtttttttgttaacattttgAAAGTCTGAAGTTGAGGAGCTCGCACACGTGCGCGGGGATTAATAGATAACCAGCGCCATCTGCGAGCCTCCAGTAATGACACACTGAGCCGAATGTGCCGGTTTGCGTCGTGTTATTGCCAGTGACTTGCTAAACTCGCTGTGACGGGAAATTGAGGAGGGGCAGCAGGATACAAGCTCACGGATACACAGGCCTACGAGAAGAAAGAGGAGAGGCGTGTgcctctgcattttttt
This genomic window from Syngnathoides biaculeatus isolate LvHL_M chromosome 23, ASM1980259v1, whole genome shotgun sequence contains:
- the LOC133497009 gene encoding protein EFR3 homolog B — its product is MTGVCGCCGALRPRYKRLVDNIFPEDPEDGLVKANMEKLTFYALSAPEKLDRIGAYLSERLSRDVARHRYGYVCIAMEALDQLLMACHCQSINLFVESFLKMVRKLLESDKPSLQILGTNSFVKFANIEEDTPSYHRSYDFFVSRFSEMCHSSYEDPDIRTKIRMAGIKGLQGVVRKTVNDELQANIWDPQHMDKIVPSLLFNLQSSERTESRSPSPLQASDKEKESPVELTERCFRELLGRAAYGNIKNAVTPVLMHLDNHSLWQGKTFAVRCFKIIMYSIQSQHSHLVIQQLLGHLDANSKNSATIRAGIVEVLLEAAAIAASGSVGPTVLEVFNTLLRQLRLSVDYELTGSYDGNTNIGTKIIKAHEERQLQEAVIRTIGSFANTLPTYQRSEVMLFIMGKIPVPGVHPLLPSSGSVPEGTRMIQVMLLKSLVQVTAGFQTTNMLTALPSSFLEPLLSFSLTEDPEVRLLVLQILLSLIDRHDNRLKFSNISIITDISVLKIKVDKCSRQDNLFMKKHGQQLYRHIYLGCKEQSSGRRHYESLFALLGLLSVELANEEVVVDLIRLALALQDLAVSTDEALPVFNRCAVHALAAAYLNLICQLTTVPAFCQHIHEVIEVRQKESPYLLPEDVFIDVPRLPSSLDKVEGDVLFLQSKITEVLGGSGYNTERLATPYVPQYTDEDRLSKRKSIGETISLQVEVESRNSPEKEERTPAEEITFETLKNAIVDSVGMEEQERERRRQVVEKFQKAPFEEIAAHCGARATLLQSKLNQIFEITIRPPPSPSGTVSSGYGQNQTRSVPIYEMKFPDLCVY